One Corvus moneduloides isolate bCorMon1 chromosome 24, bCorMon1.pri, whole genome shotgun sequence DNA segment encodes these proteins:
- the FRS3 gene encoding fibroblast growth factor receptor substrate 3 isoform X1, giving the protein MGSCCSCLCTDSIPDNHPTKFKVTNVDDEGHELGSGVMELTQRELILHTHKRDAVRWPYLCLRRYGFDSNLFSFESGRRCHTGQGIFAFKCSRAEEIFNLLQELMQCNSINVVEEPVVITRNSHPSDREPARSPQPPTTLGYTGLPNGFHSFPGESLSYSAARHPSVSSLRHSSVGEDSTHPLLGPEEQSHTYVNTATGEPEPRGRHCMHSLPEAHPPFPPRNHSCSLEDRNPQVFLQPAGEVKFVLAPTSGYRRLCRHPRECRAHLCPPNNNNNECQEGCPSPQCIYENLNGLVAPSTSSLCRAGRSKVSREDGSCSHRRSALLHYENLPALPPVWELQPARHRDEDAGTAATPSPNGFSEAGEEEPLQNSLSSESAALQPRRSFLPRARRSRLPNVFSFDFPRPCPEPPRQLNYIQVELEPEPCKGQQDPRVPPPASPGGRHTDSYAVIDLKKTAAMSSLQRALPRDDGTSRKTRHNSTDLPL; this is encoded by the exons atggggagctgctgcagctgtctgtGCACAGACAGCATCCCAGACAACCACCCCACCAAATTTAAG GTGACCAACGTGGACGATGAGGGGCACGAGCTGGGCTCGGGGGTGATGGAGCTGACGCAGAGGGAGCTCATCCTGCACACGCACAAGCGCGACGCCGTCAGGTGGCCCTACCTGTGCCTGCGCCGCTACGGCTTCGACTCCAACCTCTTCTCCTTCGAGAGCGGCCGCCGCTGCCACACCGGGCAGG GGATTTTTGCCTTCAAATGCTCCCGAGCAGAAGAAATCTTCaacctgctgcaggagctgatgcaGTGCAACAGCATCAACGTGGTGGAAGAGCCCGTGGTGATCACCAGGAACAGCCACCCCTCGGACCGGGAGCCGGCCCGGAGCCCCCAGCCACCCACCA CTCTGGGCTACACTGGACTTCCCAATGGATttcacagcttccctggagAATCCCTGTCCTACTCTGCAGCCCGGCACCCCTCAGTGAGCAGCCTGAGACATTCCTCTGTGGGGGAAGACTCAACTCACCCCCTCCTGGGCCCTGAGGAGCAG TCCCACACCTACGTCAACACGGCCACCGGGGAGCCGGAGCCGAGGGGCCGGCACTGTATGCACTCCTTGCCTGAAGCCCACCCTCCTTTCCCCCCTAGGaaccacagctgctccctggaagACCGAAACCCCCAGGTCTTCCTGCAGCCTGCAGGGGAGGTGAAATTCGTGCTGGCTCCCACCTCCGGCTACCGCCGGCTGTGCCGGCATCCCCGGGAATGCCGGGCGCACCTCTGCCctcccaacaacaacaacaacgaGTGTCAGGAGGGGTGTCCATCCCCTCAGTGCATCTACGAGAACCTCAACGGGCTGGTGGCCCCCAGCACCTCATCCCTGTGCCGGGCTGGCCGCTCCAAAGTGTCCCGGGAGGACGGGAGCTGCTCCCATCGCCGCTCGGCGCTGCTGCACTACGAGAACctgccggcgctgccgccggTGTGGGAGCTCCAACCGGCCCGGCACAGGGACGAGGACGCTGGCACGGCAGCCACGCCATCCCCCAATGGCTTCTCCGAGGCTGGCGAGGAGGAGCCCCTGCAGAATTCCCTGAGCTCGGAGAGCGCGGCCCTGCAGCCTCGCCGCTCCTTCCTGCCCAGAGCCCGGCGCAGCCGCCTGCCCAACGTCTTCAGCTTCGACttcccccggccctgcccggaGCCTCCACGGCAGCTCAACTACATCCAGGTGGAGCTGGAGCCTGAGCCCTGCAAGGGACAGCAGGACCCCCGggtgccaccccctgccagccccggTGGCCGCCACACCGACTCGTATGCCGTGATTGACCTCAAAAAGACGGCGGCCATGTCCAGCCTGCAgcgggcactgcccagggacGATGGCACCTCGAGGAAAACGCGGCACAACAGCACTGACCTGCCCCTGTGA
- the FRS3 gene encoding fibroblast growth factor receptor substrate 3 isoform X2, with the protein MGSCCSCLCTDSIPDNHPTKFKVTNVDDEGHELGSGVMELTQRELILHTHKRDAVRWPYLCLRRYGFDSNLFSFESGRRCHTGQGIFAFKCSRAEEIFNLLQELMQCNSINVVEEPVVITRNSHPSDREPARSPQPPTTLGYTGLPNGFHSFPGESLSYSAARHPSVSSLRHSSVGEDSTHPLLGPEEQEPQLLPGRPKPPGLPAACRGGEIRAGSHLRLPPAVPASPGMPGAPLPSQQQQQRVSGGVSIPSVHLREPQRAGGPQHLIPVPGWPLQSVPGGRELLPSPLGAAALREPAGAAAGVGAPTGPAQGRGRWHGSHAIPQWLLRGWRGGAPAEFPELGERGPAASPLLPAQSPAQPPAQRLQLRLPPALPGASTAAQLHPGGAGA; encoded by the exons atggggagctgctgcagctgtctgtGCACAGACAGCATCCCAGACAACCACCCCACCAAATTTAAG GTGACCAACGTGGACGATGAGGGGCACGAGCTGGGCTCGGGGGTGATGGAGCTGACGCAGAGGGAGCTCATCCTGCACACGCACAAGCGCGACGCCGTCAGGTGGCCCTACCTGTGCCTGCGCCGCTACGGCTTCGACTCCAACCTCTTCTCCTTCGAGAGCGGCCGCCGCTGCCACACCGGGCAGG GGATTTTTGCCTTCAAATGCTCCCGAGCAGAAGAAATCTTCaacctgctgcaggagctgatgcaGTGCAACAGCATCAACGTGGTGGAAGAGCCCGTGGTGATCACCAGGAACAGCCACCCCTCGGACCGGGAGCCGGCCCGGAGCCCCCAGCCACCCACCA CTCTGGGCTACACTGGACTTCCCAATGGATttcacagcttccctggagAATCCCTGTCCTACTCTGCAGCCCGGCACCCCTCAGTGAGCAGCCTGAGACATTCCTCTGTGGGGGAAGACTCAACTCACCCCCTCCTGGGCCCTGAGGAGCAG GaaccacagctgctccctggaagACCGAAACCCCCAGGTCTTCCTGCAGCCTGCAGGGGAGGTGAAATTCGTGCTGGCTCCCACCTCCGGCTACCGCCGGCTGTGCCGGCATCCCCGGGAATGCCGGGCGCACCTCTGCCctcccaacaacaacaacaacgaGTGTCAGGAGGGGTGTCCATCCCCTCAGTGCATCTACGAGAACCTCAACGGGCTGGTGGCCCCCAGCACCTCATCCCTGTGCCGGGCTGGCCGCTCCAAAGTGTCCCGGGAGGACGGGAGCTGCTCCCATCGCCGCTCGGCGCTGCTGCACTACGAGAACctgccggcgctgccgccggTGTGGGAGCTCCAACCGGCCCGGCACAGGGACGAGGACGCTGGCACGGCAGCCACGCCATCCCCCAATGGCTTCTCCGAGGCTGGCGAGGAGGAGCCCCTGCAGAATTCCCTGAGCTCGGAGAGCGCGGCCCTGCAGCCTCGCCGCTCCTTCCTGCCCAGAGCCCGGCGCAGCCGCCTGCCCAACGTCTTCAGCTTCGACttcccccggccctgcccggaGCCTCCACGGCAGCTCAACTACATCCAGGTGGAGCTGGAGCCTGA
- the PRICKLE4 gene encoding prickle-like protein 4 isoform X1 has protein sequence MNPSALCRDGGAWGEQGRKGGPATTRGDEVQSSKRAKIKPQGPTSQRGQTADSQPGDIGDLKGSLGGDSPGWTAPAGPLRREGKRQHVEGNKSPRGIIEVIKRQPGVNRAADGGKGAGARKMRVFPAQAPFPRVLRSRAGRRRPARGWSGRPSPQRRSAGPGAPGKDSSCPCRALHGPSGTSLPPAAPPPASPRPRPTATPAVPWKSTWSPPQTPRPPRPRRASGPARRSRALPLTGPGSAPEPSCSSCLLRTADERYCPDLAEEERRQLRAFSARRRQEALGQGLACPVPGPCHGCPCRKCGRRLNKGDPGVSASRLGDQFWHPSCFSCHFCQQQLVDLIYFQQDGRIYCGRHHAELFRPRCASCDQLIFMEECIEAEGRRWHLEHFCCLECDEPLRGQRYVMRSGRPCCRGCFESLFAEPCQACGDPIGADSEEVTHQGLHWHARPPASAAACAESRCGGQPLACRRGRLFCSDTCSRGQDASSTASSDSSDSAFASAPSPDSTPLSRAGPAGRTSAAGGCRLRGEGAEAFSDQAPVHPAFRSPEDLGAAAKERSSDAAKEHMGTLGPPAGHPSAPQPSPEGPNEPGALDHLLLGGPDPRTAAGNANPHFQAGTSPPRHSPRPEDGTEEDDSWCPTCSSSSDSDSEEEGFFFGKPIPKPGMNSLGREPPGRGRGRTAKHCSVS, from the exons ATGAATCCTTCCGCCctgtgcagggatgggggagcgtggggggagcaggggaggaaggggggcCCTGCCACCACCCGCGGGGACGAAGTCCAGAGCAGCAAACGAGCCAAGATAAAGCCGCAGGGACCAACCTCCCAGCGAGGCCAAACAGCGGATTCACAGCCCGGGGACATCGGAGACCTCAAAGGGAGCCTGGGGGGTGACAGCCCCGGCTGGACAGCCCCGGCGGGACCCCTGCGCAGGGAGGGAAAGCGGCAGCATGTGGAG GGAAATAAATCACCGCGCGGGATCATAGAAGTCATCAAACGGCAACCTGGGGTGAACCGAGCCGCAGATGGAGGGAAGGGCGCGGGCGCTCGGAAAATGAGAG ttttcccagcccaggctccaTTCCCTCGCGTCCTCCGGAGCAGGGCGGGACGGCGGCGGCCGGCGCGGGGCTGGAGCGGGCGGCCGAGCCCGCAGCGGCGGAGCGCGGGGCCCGGAGCGCCGGGAAAGGACAG CTCatgtccctgcagagccctgcatGGCCCCAGCGGGACGAGCCTTCCCCCTGCGGCACCACCACCGGCCTCCCCCCGGCCTCGTCCGACAGCGACTCCGGCTGTGCCCTGGAAGAGTACCTGGAGCCCTCCGCAGACCCCGCGCCCCCCGAG GCCCCGCCGTGCTTCGGGCCCCGCTCGCCGCAGCCGGGCTCTCCCTCTGACAGGACCCGGCTCCGCGCCAgagccctcctgcagcagctgcctcctcagGACTGCCGAT GAGCGGTACTGCCCCGACCTCGCCGAGGAGGAGCGGCGGCAGCTCCGAGCCTTCAGCGCCCGCCGCAGACAGGAGGCCCTGGGCCAGGGGCTGGCGTGTCCCGTGCCGGGTCCCTGCCAtggctgtccctgcaggaag TGCGGTCGGAGGCTGAACAAAGGGGACCCGGGGGTTTCAGCTTCTCGCCTGGGGGACCAGTTCTGGCACCCGTCTTGCTTCTCCTGCCacttctgccagcagcagctggtggatCTCATCTACTTCCAGCAGGATGGGAGGATCTACTGCGGCCGGCACCACGCCGAGCTCTTCCGACCCCGCTGTGCCTCCTGCGACCAG CTGATCTTCATGGAAGAGTGCATCGAGGCCGAGGGCCGGcgctggcacctggagcacttCTGCTGCCTGGAATGCGACGAGCCCCTGCGCGGGCAGCGCTACGTGATGAGGAGCGGCCGGCCCTGCTGCCGGGGCTGCTTCGAGAGCCTCTTTGCCGAGCCGTGCCAGGCCTGCGGGGACCCCATCG GTGCTGACAGCGAGGAGGTCACacaccaggggctgcactggCACGCCCGGCCgcctgcttctgctgcagcctgtgccgAAAGCCGCTGCGGGGGACAGCCCCTCGCCTGCCGCCGCGGCCGCCTCTTCTGCTCCGACACCTGCAGCCGGGGCCAGGATGCCTCTTCCACCGCCTCTTCCGACTCCTCCGACTCGGCTTTCGCCTCTGCTCCATCCCCCGACTCCACGCCGCTCTCCCGAGCCGGCCCGGCCGGCAGGACCTCGGCAGCGGGGGGCTGCAGGCTGCGGGGGGAAGGGGCCG AGGCATTTTCGGATCAGGCCCCCGTGCACCCCGCGTTCAGGAGCCCGGAGGATCTCGGAGCAGCCGCAAAGGAGCGGAGCAGTGATGCTGCCAAGGAGCACATGGGGACGCTGGGACCCCCAGCTGGCCACCCCTCggccccccagcccagcccagagggGCCCAACGAGCCTGGAGCCTTGGACCACCTGCTTTTGGGGGGCCCTGACCCCCGAACAGCCGCAGGCAATGCAAACCCACACTTCCAAGCGGGCACATCCCCTCCCCGACACAGCCCCCGGCCAGAGGACGGCACGGAGGAGGACGACTCCTGGTGCCCCACCTGCTCCTCATCTTCGGACTCAGACTCGGAGGAGGAGGGCTTCTTTTTCGGGAAGCCCATCCCCAAGCCCGGGATGAattccctgggcagggagcccccggggaggggcaggggcaggacgGCCAAGCACTGCAGCGTGTCCTAA
- the PRICKLE4 gene encoding prickle-like protein 4 isoform X2, with translation MRVFPAQAPFPRVLRSRAGRRRPARGWSGRPSPQRRSAGPGAPGKDSSCPCRALHGPSGTSLPPAAPPPASPRPRPTATPAVPWKSTWSPPQTPRPPRPRRASGPARRSRALPLTGPGSAPEPSCSSCLLRTADERYCPDLAEEERRQLRAFSARRRQEALGQGLACPVPGPCHGCPCRKCGRRLNKGDPGVSASRLGDQFWHPSCFSCHFCQQQLVDLIYFQQDGRIYCGRHHAELFRPRCASCDQLIFMEECIEAEGRRWHLEHFCCLECDEPLRGQRYVMRSGRPCCRGCFESLFAEPCQACGDPIGADSEEVTHQGLHWHARPPASAAACAESRCGGQPLACRRGRLFCSDTCSRGQDASSTASSDSSDSAFASAPSPDSTPLSRAGPAGRTSAAGGCRLRGEGAEAFSDQAPVHPAFRSPEDLGAAAKERSSDAAKEHMGTLGPPAGHPSAPQPSPEGPNEPGALDHLLLGGPDPRTAAGNANPHFQAGTSPPRHSPRPEDGTEEDDSWCPTCSSSSDSDSEEEGFFFGKPIPKPGMNSLGREPPGRGRGRTAKHCSVS, from the exons ATGAGAG ttttcccagcccaggctccaTTCCCTCGCGTCCTCCGGAGCAGGGCGGGACGGCGGCGGCCGGCGCGGGGCTGGAGCGGGCGGCCGAGCCCGCAGCGGCGGAGCGCGGGGCCCGGAGCGCCGGGAAAGGACAG CTCatgtccctgcagagccctgcatGGCCCCAGCGGGACGAGCCTTCCCCCTGCGGCACCACCACCGGCCTCCCCCCGGCCTCGTCCGACAGCGACTCCGGCTGTGCCCTGGAAGAGTACCTGGAGCCCTCCGCAGACCCCGCGCCCCCCGAG GCCCCGCCGTGCTTCGGGCCCCGCTCGCCGCAGCCGGGCTCTCCCTCTGACAGGACCCGGCTCCGCGCCAgagccctcctgcagcagctgcctcctcagGACTGCCGAT GAGCGGTACTGCCCCGACCTCGCCGAGGAGGAGCGGCGGCAGCTCCGAGCCTTCAGCGCCCGCCGCAGACAGGAGGCCCTGGGCCAGGGGCTGGCGTGTCCCGTGCCGGGTCCCTGCCAtggctgtccctgcaggaag TGCGGTCGGAGGCTGAACAAAGGGGACCCGGGGGTTTCAGCTTCTCGCCTGGGGGACCAGTTCTGGCACCCGTCTTGCTTCTCCTGCCacttctgccagcagcagctggtggatCTCATCTACTTCCAGCAGGATGGGAGGATCTACTGCGGCCGGCACCACGCCGAGCTCTTCCGACCCCGCTGTGCCTCCTGCGACCAG CTGATCTTCATGGAAGAGTGCATCGAGGCCGAGGGCCGGcgctggcacctggagcacttCTGCTGCCTGGAATGCGACGAGCCCCTGCGCGGGCAGCGCTACGTGATGAGGAGCGGCCGGCCCTGCTGCCGGGGCTGCTTCGAGAGCCTCTTTGCCGAGCCGTGCCAGGCCTGCGGGGACCCCATCG GTGCTGACAGCGAGGAGGTCACacaccaggggctgcactggCACGCCCGGCCgcctgcttctgctgcagcctgtgccgAAAGCCGCTGCGGGGGACAGCCCCTCGCCTGCCGCCGCGGCCGCCTCTTCTGCTCCGACACCTGCAGCCGGGGCCAGGATGCCTCTTCCACCGCCTCTTCCGACTCCTCCGACTCGGCTTTCGCCTCTGCTCCATCCCCCGACTCCACGCCGCTCTCCCGAGCCGGCCCGGCCGGCAGGACCTCGGCAGCGGGGGGCTGCAGGCTGCGGGGGGAAGGGGCCG AGGCATTTTCGGATCAGGCCCCCGTGCACCCCGCGTTCAGGAGCCCGGAGGATCTCGGAGCAGCCGCAAAGGAGCGGAGCAGTGATGCTGCCAAGGAGCACATGGGGACGCTGGGACCCCCAGCTGGCCACCCCTCggccccccagcccagcccagagggGCCCAACGAGCCTGGAGCCTTGGACCACCTGCTTTTGGGGGGCCCTGACCCCCGAACAGCCGCAGGCAATGCAAACCCACACTTCCAAGCGGGCACATCCCCTCCCCGACACAGCCCCCGGCCAGAGGACGGCACGGAGGAGGACGACTCCTGGTGCCCCACCTGCTCCTCATCTTCGGACTCAGACTCGGAGGAGGAGGGCTTCTTTTTCGGGAAGCCCATCCCCAAGCCCGGGATGAattccctgggcagggagcccccggggaggggcaggggcaggacgGCCAAGCACTGCAGCGTGTCCTAA
- the LOC116455559 gene encoding LOW QUALITY PROTEIN: basic proline-rich protein-like (The sequence of the model RefSeq protein was modified relative to this genomic sequence to represent the inferred CDS: inserted 3 bases in 2 codons; deleted 2 bases in 2 codons) has product MVPPPAAPGAPRPPPVSAASSAGKGVQDWVQRCRIGIQGCRGSPSHPPPCSSAALQDLRLTPQGCRIGVQRLQGSPSHPPPCSSAALQDLRLTPQRIPGRQPGRPSGRMFPPPGCRRGFPREPGPWWDGPGPCPPPGPEDAWDEPPWEHQRWRCPPHRRAPGPIPGPGDSPWNEEEDTGWAPHDCPPPPPWDDRDFQGPEDGFGEGWHPELPPEPWPEFPEEEQPPPWPPASPPRIRGAFRGHRPAWSXAPAGVGDAARRPRRSHHRQLTLVPRVWCPRPPREYKPHSKASPALSKRSKPAAGKELQPPDPPQPLLPLRGAAERPEQTQDVPVEGLPPGNVLEPPSPAGSPPESPAADAGAVTPVELEAGQTPVGSQHQDPCALGADPAPPGESSAGIQEHLEVEPCTPAVPKAGAGDGSHPQSPAAPPDPAKRELLESSSSGEAEAELSPHCWEQQPAGAGEAEAAAAQGGPLQSLQXPENPQVPPGAAAEPEAQPSRASPAACTTPETSPGPQDPPGCGEAKPAVSGRHQLCSTLPTPFPAGIDFRSTAVLARKAEIELSYQQFSLTIAVVATMLLQKEPSMEAALGLALRANLRQRRIHHLQELEDFIDSYDLGQPPASDGSHPLLPAGWGAMGAVTALWGAREGAEPAGQGGMGTLAAHTLLEKEGEQDLFGS; this is encoded by the exons ATGGTTCCG CCACCGGCAGCTCCGGGAGCTCCTCGGCCCCCGCCCGTCTCCGCTGCGTCCAGCGCCGGCAAAG gggtgcaggatTGGGTGCAGAGGTGCAGGATTGGGATTCAGGGGTGCAGGGGCTCTCCATCGCACCCCCCTCCGTGCTCCAGCGCTGCTTTGCAGGACCTGAGGCTGACACCCCAG GGCTGCAGGATTGGGGTGCAGAGGTTGCAGGGCTCTCCGTCGCACCCCCCTCCGTGCTCCAGCGCTGCTTTGCAGGACCTGAGGCTGACACCCCAG CGGATCCCGGGCCGGCAGCCAGGACGGCCCTCGGGCAGGATGTTCCCCCCGCCGGGCTGCAGGAGGGGCTTCCCCAGGGAG CCCGGCCCGTGGTGGGATGGGCCAGGGCCGTGCCCCCCTCCTGGCCCTGAGGACGCCTGGGATGAGCCACCCTGGGAGCACCAGCGCTGGCGGTGCCCG CCTCATCGCAGGGCCCCGGGACCCATCCCTGGCCCTGGTGACAGCCCTTGGAACGAGGAGGAGGACACGGGGTGGGCACCCCACGACTGTCCCCCGCCACCCCCTTGGGATGACAGAGACTTCCAAGGACCTGAGGACGGCTTTGGAGAGGGCTGGCACCCG GAGCTGCCCCCAGAGCCCTGGCCTGAATTCCCCGAGGAGGAGCAG CCCCCACCCTGGCCCCCCGCCAGCCCTCCACG gatCCGAGGAGCTTTCCGGGGACACCGCCCCGCCTGGAG TGCCCCCGCCGGGGTGGGAGACGCGGCCCGCCGCCCCCGCAGGAGCCACCACCGGCAGCTGACCCTGGTTCCCCGGGTGTGGTGTCCCCGGCCCCCCCGAG AGTACAAGCCGCACTCCAAGgcctctcctgccctctccaaGAGGAGCAAGCCGGCGGCCGGgaag gagctgcagcccccagatcctccccagccccttttACCCCTCCGAGGTGCTGCGGAGAGGCCGGAACAGACACAG GATGTGCCCGTGGAAGGTCTGCCTCCTGGGAATGTCCTGGAGCCCCCCAGTCCGGCTGGGAGCCCTCCAGAGAGCCCAGCTGCCGATGCCGGTGCTGTGACCCCG GTTGAGCTGGAAGCCGGGCAGACCCCTGTGGGCAGCCAGCATCAGGATCCCTGTGCTTTGGGAGCAGATCCAGCCCCTCCGGGGGAGAGCTCTGCCGGGATCCAGGAGCACCTTGAG GTAGAGCCGTGCACTCCAGCTGTCCCCAAGGCTGGCGCTGGGGATGGGTCACAtccccagagcccagcagccccTCCGGACCCTGCCAAGAGAGAACTCCTGGAATCCAGCTCCTCTGGAGAGGCAgaggctgagctcagcccacATTGCTGGGAACAGCAGCCGGCCGGAGCTGGGGAAGCcgaggcagcagctgcccagggtggg cctctgcagagccttc CACCTGAAAACCCTCAGgtccctccaggagctgcagcagaacccgaggcacagcccagccgggcttctcctgctgcctgcaccaCACCAGAGACCTCCCCAGGGCCCCAGGACCCGCCTGGGTGCGGCGAGGCAAAGCCG gctgtgtctggccGGCACCAGCTGTGCTCCACGCTCCCCACACCATTCCCAGCCGGCATCGATTTCCGCTCCACCGCCGTCCTCGCCAGGAAGGCAGAGATCGAGCTG TCGTACCAGCAGTTCAGCCTGACCATCGCCGTGGTGGCCACgatgctgctgcagaaggagccCTCGATGGAGGCGGCGCTGGGGCTGGCGCTCAGGGCCAACCTCCGCCAGCGCCGCATCCAccacctgcaggagctggaggattTCATCGACAGCTACGACCTCGGCCAACCGCCAGCCTCTGATGGCAGCCAccccctcctgccagctgggTGGGGGGCGATGGGGGCTGTGACAGCGCTTTGGGGTGCTCGGGAGGGTGCTGAGCCTGCGGGACAAGGTGGGATGGGCACATTGGCAGCCCACACCCTCCTGGAGAAGGAGGGCGAGCAGGATCTGTTTGGCAGCTGA